Within the Pangasianodon hypophthalmus isolate fPanHyp1 chromosome 19, fPanHyp1.pri, whole genome shotgun sequence genome, the region GAGGATGCAGCAACATATTTCTGTGTCCAAATCCTGGAAAATGTGATGGAGTTTATATCTGGAACACTTTTGGTTTTTCAGGGTATGTAGATGTTTTCTGCCAACATGCCTCtttactgtatctgtattttactgtatttgtggCTAAATATTTCACACTGCTAAATATTATTTCTCCTTATTTTATGCCTTCAATATTCACTTTAAAGCTGAGAAGGCCAACCACCAGGCTCCAACTCTAACAGTTATCACGAGTGGAGAGTCTGACACACTTCAGTGCTCAGTACAAGCAATTACTTCAAGCTGTGCAGATGAACAGAGTGTGTACTGGTTTAAACATGGTTCAGGAGAATTCTCGAATACAGgaatcatttacactcatgGAGACAGCAGTGATCAGTGTAAGAAGAGCTCTGAGGCTGGTTTTCCCACACAGAGCTGCAGCTACACTCTTCCCAAGAGCAACCTTGGACCCGCTAATGCAATTTACTACTGTGCTGTGGCTGCATGTGGAAAGGTACTCTTTGGGAATGGGACAAAAGTTGATGGAAAAGGTAAGACATTTGAATTACTAAAACATAATTTTAGTTTAGGGCAATTATCTCAATACATGATGCTACAGTCATTCATGCCCCAAAGTTTTTGTTGGGTAATTTTTCAATTTATCTACAACAAAATATAATTGTAAGGCATTAAAAATATGGGTACATCCTGCAAACTGATAGCAGTTTAAAGAACGAGACAAAATCAGTTATTAGAGAGTTATCAGTTATTAATCatttagagaatatttattaaagaatattaataCCATATTCTGAATGGGAAATGCAAACCGTAGAACTGCTAGCATTCATTTTTACTATTGATatcttaacatacactatatctTTTATGCTATTACTTGTCAGAATAAAGGAAACTAACATACTAAATGTCATGTTGgtatgaaatttaaataaattttgagCCGTATATAAACCTTTCTATATTTAACTGTATATTAATCCACATTAATAtataagtgcattttttttttttttttttttttagaaaaatgcatttcagaAAGTAACCACTGGAATGTCATTGTCTTGACAACATCCAATATAATATCTGGTATTATAATCATTGTTCTGGTTGGAGTTATACTTAAAAATAGGAAAGgtcagtttgtttttattatttgtctctgttatttttgttatgtGTTTAGTTATTATACACCATTCCCAACAAAATATGaacatgtttattattgttcTAAAGGTGCCACCGATAGCCATCCAAGTCACACAAATCAGGTAATCCAATATTCCATAAAGTAGATATTTCTTCAAATAAAGCCATATCTGTCCTAGAATTCGCAGTGCATTTAAAACTGGTGCTAGATTAAAAATTGACACAAATTTGCAAACTGTtactttaaatttacattatgGAAATTCAGTGACATTTAGAAAGTGGTGTTTTGAACATTGGCCAAACACAGACAGAATCTTGTTATACTGTAAGCTTAATTACTCTTTGGTTTTATAAGgttttctctgactgtttataAAGCAATCTCCTAATCTTATTAAATAACTAAGAAATTGTATCACTTGGTGGCAGAAAACATTTTGAGCCTATTAAGACTACATTATGATCATAAATGTTTTTCAACAAGCTTTATTTTGAAGCTTTActttaaataaagctttattttatttataatgtattctCTAAGATTTAAatacaccttttttttattaatttattttatttaagccGACATTATTCCTAAACACAACATTTCAATTTTTGAAACTTCAGCTTATTAAGCACATTACATGTAGCTTGATAATgtcagtaatatttaatattattgttatctGATGTGTGCCATAAAGTTAGCTTTCTGCTATGCTGAAGACTTTATTATTTGCCAGAATGTTTAAACACTGGAAAACCAGCAAATACAGTAGACCTATACTGTTTTTTACACTTACTTTTGTTACCGTCATAGAAAGCACAGAGAAGACATCTTCAGCTAAAAATGACTTTATCCTCTGGCTCACCATACGGAGGCCTCATGTCTGGTCTTTTCTGTTGGAGTGTAAATAGAACTTGGATATTGATTGGTTGAGGCTACCTATGTTGCTATGTTCATCCCGGATGATGACTGTCTGGCAGATGGAATCTTACAAAACCAAGTTTATCTGTGGAGAtaaaatctttctttctgttttttcaaaTATTCCATCAAAATCAGTGATTAAGTTTATGTGGTTTACTGATGTTCAACCAATGAGcaagat harbors:
- the LOC113532202 gene encoding uncharacterized protein LOC113532202 isoform X1 encodes the protein MFSFKTTILHIIYFIDQYTFYFSVKTSDINEIRVQTVRRGDNVTIKCSENLLRDNKDNLVWYKQSFGKVPQYVGRKIKNAYRFNDAFNDGHFHITQDEKIFNINIARTKEEDAATYFCVQILENVMEFISGTLLVFQAEKANHQAPTLTVITSGESDTLQCSVQAITSSCADEQSVYWFKHGSGEFSNTGIIYTHGDSSDQCKKSSEAGFPTQSCSYTLPKSNLGPANAIYYCAVAACGKVLFGNGTKVDGKEKCISESNHWNVIVLTTSNIISGIIIIVLVGVILKNRKGATDSHPSHTNQAEAENDLNYATVSFAKKPSSSRLHTRAKTDQDTYSEVKYSS
- the LOC113532202 gene encoding uncharacterized protein LOC113532202 isoform X3; the encoded protein is MFSFKTTILHIIYFIDQYTFYFSVKTSDINEIRVQTVRRGDNVTIKCSENLLRDNKDNLVWYKQSFGKVPQYVGRKIKNAYRFNDAFNDGHFHITQDEKIFNINIARTKEEDAATYFCVQILENVMEFISGTLLVFQAEKANHQAPTLTVITSGESDTLQCSVQAITSSCADEQSVYWFKHGSGEFSNTGIIYTHGDSSDQCKKSSEAGFPTQSCSYTLPKSNLGPANAIYYCAVAACGKVLFGNGTKVDGKGATDSHPSHTNQAEAENDLNYATVSFAKKPSSSRLHTRAKTDQDTYSEVKYSS
- the LOC113532202 gene encoding uncharacterized protein LOC113532202 isoform X2, which codes for MITLLAIFGLFITVKTSDINEIRVQTVRRGDNVTIKCSENLLRDNKDNLVWYKQSFGKVPQYVGRKIKNAYRFNDAFNDGHFHITQDEKIFNINIARTKEEDAATYFCVQILENVMEFISGTLLVFQAEKANHQAPTLTVITSGESDTLQCSVQAITSSCADEQSVYWFKHGSGEFSNTGIIYTHGDSSDQCKKSSEAGFPTQSCSYTLPKSNLGPANAIYYCAVAACGKVLFGNGTKVDGKEKCISESNHWNVIVLTTSNIISGIIIIVLVGVILKNRKGATDSHPSHTNQAEAENDLNYATVSFAKKPSSSRLHTRAKTDQDTYSEVKYSS